A region of the Apium graveolens cultivar Ventura chromosome 6, ASM990537v1, whole genome shotgun sequence genome:
AGACGAGAGCGGATGGATTTGATCTTAAGGTTGTTGTGGCGGATCTTAAGGACTTTGATTACTCTTCAGGGGATGTTTGTGGGGTTTTGGTTCAGTATCCGGGGACGGAAGGTGAGGTTTTGGATTATGGGGACTTTGTTAAGAATGCACATGCGAAAGGTGTGAAGGTTGTTATGGCGAGTGACTTGTTGGCGTTGACGTTGTTGAAGCCTCCGGGTGAATTTGGTGCAGATATAGTTGTTGGTTCTGCTCAGAGGTTTGGAGTACCGATGGGTTATGGAGGTCCTCATGCAGCTTTCCTGGCGACATCACAAGATTACAAGAGGATGATGCCCGGAAGAATTATTGGTGTCAGTGTTGATTCTTCTGGCAAGCCTGCTTTACGTATGGCAATGCAGACTAGGGAACAACACATTCGAAGAGACAAGGCTACAAGCAACATTTGCACTGCTCAGGTATGGACTGTACTTCAACATGATTAAGTAAATTTGTTAGTTATATTTTATGACTTCAGGTTTCACCTTTGTAGTATTTTTAATAAAACTTTGACCTTTTATATAGGCACTGCTTGCCAACATGGCTGCTATGTATGCTGTTTACCACGGACCTGAAGGTCTTAAAATCATTGCCCAACGAGTCCATGGTCTTGCTGGGATACTGGCTGCTGGACTTAAGAAATTGGGGACTGTGGAAGTCCAGGAGCTCCCCTTTTTCGACACTGTGAAGATTAAGTGTGCTGATTCAAAAGCAATTGCTGAAGCTGCTTACAAGAGTGAGATGAATCTTCGGATTGTTGATAAGAATACCGTAAGTTTtactttttttctattttttattttaatcataattttgATGGAAAGATTTAACACTTGTTTCTTTTTCAGGTTACAGCTTCTTTTGATGAAACCACAACCCTAGAGGATGTTGATAAACTGTTCAAAGTTTTCGCTGGCGAGAAATCTGTGAGACATGCTGATCTTTAAAAGCTTTGTATACTTGGTGCTTTTTTAATTTATTCATTCCACTCACATTAGAAAGACGAATTTCCTTGTTATGTTTCAGGTTCCATTCACTGCTGCATCTCTAGCACCAGAGGTTCAGGATGTTATCCCATCCGGACTCGTAAGGGAAACACCGTATCTAACGCACCCAATCTTTAACTCGTATGATTCTTTATTTTCCATTTTCTGATTTTAATTATCTCATAGGTGTAAGAACAATTCTGATGTGCTCTTTTTATAGGTGCCATACCGAGCATGAACTTCTCCGATACATTCATAAGTTGCAATCAAAGGATCTCTCGTTATGCCACAGCATGATTCCCCTAGGATCCTGTACAATGAAATTGAACGCAACAACAGAAATGATGCCTGTTACATGGCCTAGCTTTACAGATATGCACCCTTTTGCACCTGTTGAACAGGCAGCTGGCTATCAGGTAATTAAAATGGTTTTTCTGTATAACTTCACATCTTTGCCATTGTAATTTGTAACTAATTACATGTTGGTATTGGTGATAATTTATGCTTATAAAGTTACGCACTTTGGTTGTACAGGAGATGTTTGACAATTTGGGTGACCTCTTATGTTCCATTACTGGTTTTGATTCTTTCTCTCTACAACCAAATGCTGGTGCTGCTGGCGAGTATGCTGGGCTGATGGTCATTCGTGCATATCATATGGTATTCCAATCTTTCATGCAAAATGTTCTAGTGTTGGGTTTTATGAATCTGTTTCCTTGCTTTCTAGACAGCGGTAGAGCCATGCTTTTGTTTTAGTGGAATAAATTGGAAATAAGTAAAAACTAGGAATGACTGTTGGGtacctcccaaaaggcctcatactaatggagttatctggctgcttatattctagcaatcTGCCCCTCctacaaacgatgtgggacaactcaTAACAGTATCTCTCTTCACACATCGGACTCGATACCTTCTGGCTTTCTGACCCCCCTAGGCCCATACTAGAAGGTCTTCCTGCCTCCCCCTTAAGCCCGTCATGGGTTAGCCCATCTACCTTTTTCTTAGGTCCATTTTGGCCTCCCCTTAAGCCCGTCATGGGTTAGCCCATCTACCTTTTTCTTAGGTCCATTTTGGAGCCACATGAGATTGTTATTGGACAGTCTCAAtaatagctctgataccactgttGGGCACATCCCAATAGGCCTCATAATAATGGAGTTATCTGGATGTTTATATTCTAGCAATCTGTCTCTCCCACAAAtaatgtgggacaactcctaacaattaCATTCAATTCATATTTCATAGAGGATAGTGATTACTACATGTGATTCAATTCATATTTCATAGAGGATAGTGATTACTGTCGATACACATGAAAGATGTACCGGAGGATAATAACTAGtataaatacataatttattAGGATTCTAATAATAATGTGCTCATATTACTTTGAAGAACAAAATCTCTAATTATTTTTACCTAACAAATAGGAGAAAATATGACCAGAAATCTTTACGAATATTGATCATTTAATGTTTTTAAATAGCTGTATTATGGATAAACAATTTATCATGCATCATAAAATATTCACTTTATTTTTAGTTGAattttctattttatttatttaacactttTAAGCTGTAAAATTGGTCAGTAGTTAAATATATTCTTTAAGACATGGAGGGTTCCAGGCAACATGCATAGCTATTTTGAACTTCATAACTTGATGCGAAATGATATTCTTGCTCTTAAGCTATGCATCTGTCTAGTGTTGTCCTTCAATACTTGTCTTGCACGAAACTGGTTTGGTTTCTCATTATATTCCTTGGACATGTAAGCTGATCACCCTCCAATTTATTCACAATCTATCCTCTTGTTAAATGCAGGCAAGAGGAGACTACCATCGTAATGTATGTATTATTCCAGTGTCTGCACATGGAACAAATCCTGCTAGTGCTGCTATGTGTGGAATGAAAATTGTTACTATTGGAACTGATGCTAAAGGAAACATTAACATTGAAGAGTTGAAAAAGGCTGCTGAAGCAAACAAACAAAATCTTTCTGCTCTTATGGTACGAGTTGACTTTTTGACAAATTGTTAAATTGTTCTAGGAATACTGCAGTACTGAGTATTTGCAATGATTTTGCATTAATTTACAGGTTACGTATCCTTCTACTCATGGTGTCTATGAGGAAGGTATCGATGAAATATGTAAGATCATCCATGACAATGGTGGTCAAGTTTACATGGATGGAGCTAACATGAATGCTCAGGTTTTTATCTCTTCAGCTTTGGAAAATTAGTATCTGCCAGTGCTTTTTTATGATCTGACTCCTTGATATTAGGTTCAACCATGTCACACAATATAACTGTTAGTTATTTGTCAAAACGTTGTCTTGACagaaaattttggttatatccTGAAAATGGTTATGCAAACTAAGCTATAACTTGTGTCTTGTTTAAAGAAAATTAGTAACCTAAAGTTGGTCAATGAAgtaaatatttcagaaattgcCAACAGAAAAGGAAAACAAATATTTTAACCAAAAGATGAAATCATTCTATTGTGCAGTGATACTAGTAAGGCTGTTGGAAGTCTAATTATTGTTAATACATATTCCTTAAAACATGCCCAGATGTCACAACTTTTTCCTCTGCCTATAGGTTGGTCTGACAAGTCCAGGCTGGATTGGTGCTGATGTTTGTCATCTGAATCTCCACAAGACATTCTGCATTCCACATGGTGGAGGTGGTCCTGGCATGGGGCCTATCGGTGTTAAAAAACACTTGGCACCTTATCTTCCATCACACCCTGTGGTATGCCATAAGTCAATAGTGTCAATTCTAATTATTGTCCATTTATGTAATATAAATGTTATATCCTGTTTGTGTAGAATTAAAGTCTCTATTGCGATATAAATTGGTTACATGTTTAAGCTATGGTAGGCTACTAGGCTTTTTCCTGATGTCCTCGATAAATATTCCTAGCATATATGTTGACAATGACAAGTAGACATACCGTGCGTAAACACATACGAGATTATCTAGTGCATAAATTTGCTATTTATGTACAGTATATATGAGAATATAGTATGTATTAAGAAATTCTAAATTCATTGTTCTGATTCATGAGATTTGTTTTTTAAAGTTTACTGTCTTGTTCTGAGATCTCTCCATTTGTCAATCAAGATCTCTACTGGAGGTATACCAGCTCCAAATGAGGCACAACCGCTCGGTACCATTGCTGCAGCGCCCTGGGGTTCTGCTCTTATATTGCCAATATCATACACATACATTGCTATGATGGGATCTGGAGGGCTAACTGATGCTTCAAAGATTGCCATCTTAAATGCAAACTACATGGCAAAACGTTTAGAGGTCTCTACTTCACTATGTTTGCATTCAATTATCGCCAATTTTTCATTTTGTTTGCCTTTAATCTTTTATTGATGTTTTATGTTTGCTCTCGACAGGATCACTTCCCTGTTCTTTTCCGTGGTGTCAATGGAACAGTTGCCCATGAATTTATCGTTGATTTGAGGGGATTTAAAGTAATTTATAATGCCATCCTTGAAATTCTCTATCCCTAAATGTCTAATGTTTTTCTAAGTGTTCTAACTAAATTTCCAAACTAATATTTTTTCAGAATACTGCTGGTATAGAGCCTGAAGATGTTGCCAAACGTCTCATGGACTACGGTTTCCACGGGCCAACAATGTCATGGCCCGTTCCAGGAACACTCATGATTGAACCCACGGAAAGTGAAAGCAAGGTATATTTACGAAGTTAATTCTTTCTAAAGGTTCATGAATTAATAAAAATTTTAGTCCCATATTTTGATCATGTGGTATTTATATATATTCCCTTGCAGGCGGAGATGGACAGGTTTTGTGACGCCCTTATCTCCATTAGAGAAGAAATTGCACAGATAgagaaaggaaaagttgatgcCAACAACAATGTTCTGAAGGTGAGAGGCAGTTGCATTTTTTTTCATGTGAAACTACAGTTGTACTTGGTTGCATACTTGATGCCAACTGTAGTTTCATGTACTTGGTTGCATACTTGCTCTTGTTCAACTCTTCTTTCCAAGTTTTATACTGTTTTAAAGACTAACTGAGAAATAAAATGCAGGGAGCTCCTCACCCACCATCACTTCTCATGGCAGACAAATGGACAAAGCCATATTCTCGAGAATATGCAGCCTTCCCTGCTTCCTGGCTCCGATCCACCAAGTTCTGGCCAACCACTGGTGTGTTTTTCGCTTTAAAATACCATATTATCCATTTTCTTTTACAATGTTTTCATTTAAACTCCAAACCATTCATTTTCATCATTTCTTTTGATAACGTATGAAATAATTGTGTCACTGTGTGATTAACGATGATGAATTTTACAATGTCACCTCAGGACGCGTGGACAACGTGTATGGTGACCGTAACCTGGTTTGCACTCTGCTCCCAACGAACGGGGTTGAAGAGCAAGAGGCAGCTGCTTCTGCATAAGTTCATGCGTTACACTACCAAGGGGAAATTCTTTCCCAAACATGTAATGTCATTTTCTCCATATTCTTCGCCTCTCTTGTATATAGTTTTATAAGCTTCACATCTGCTGTCTTCCTCTTCAAACTATATTTAAACAGCAGCAGCAAAATACACGAAATTGTTGCTAATTTCATCTCTCAGAGAGCTCTACTTGTGGCTCTCTTCTTAATACTGCAGTCTTGATTTATCTGTA
Encoded here:
- the LOC141666439 gene encoding glycine dehydrogenase (decarboxylating), mitochondrial-like; translated protein: MNRARKLAGRAILRRLVSESKQQRPNELMLYTPSRYVSSLSPYTFNVNLGKSIANFNGSLSRSINVESLRPSDTFPRRHNSATPDDQSKMAEFCGFKSLDSLIDATVPKSIRLDAMKFNKFDEGLTESQMIDHMKLLASKNKVFKSFIGMGYYNTAVPPVILRNIMENPGWYTQYTPYQAEISQGRLESLLNYQTVITDLTGLPMSNASLLDEGTAAAEAMAMCNNILKGKKKTFIIASNCHPQTIDVCKTRADGFDLKVVVADLKDFDYSSGDVCGVLVQYPGTEGEVLDYGDFVKNAHAKGVKVVMASDLLALTLLKPPGEFGADIVVGSAQRFGVPMGYGGPHAAFLATSQDYKRMMPGRIIGVSVDSSGKPALRMAMQTREQHIRRDKATSNICTAQALLANMAAMYAVYHGPEGLKIIAQRVHGLAGILAAGLKKLGTVEVQELPFFDTVKIKCADSKAIAEAAYKSEMNLRIVDKNTVTASFDETTTLEDVDKLFKVFAGEKSVPFTAASLAPEVQDVIPSGLVRETPYLTHPIFNSCHTEHELLRYIHKLQSKDLSLCHSMIPLGSCTMKLNATTEMMPVTWPSFTDMHPFAPVEQAAGYQEMFDNLGDLLCSITGFDSFSLQPNAGAAGEYAGLMVIRAYHMARGDYHRNVCIIPVSAHGTNPASAAMCGMKIVTIGTDAKGNINIEELKKAAEANKQNLSALMVTYPSTHGVYEEGIDEICKIIHDNGGQVYMDGANMNAQVGLTSPGWIGADVCHLNLHKTFCIPHGGGGPGMGPIGVKKHLAPYLPSHPVISTGGIPAPNEAQPLGTIAAAPWGSALILPISYTYIAMMGSGGLTDASKIAILNANYMAKRLEDHFPVLFRGVNGTVAHEFIVDLRGFKNTAGIEPEDVAKRLMDYGFHGPTMSWPVPGTLMIEPTESESKAEMDRFCDALISIREEIAQIEKGKVDANNNVLKGAPHPPSLLMADKWTKPYSREYAAFPASWLRSTKFWPTTGRVDNVYGDRNLVCTLLPTNGVEEQEAAASA